A single window of Treponema denticola ATCC 35405 DNA harbors:
- a CDS encoding NUDIX hydrolase, whose product MEKNNEIVWKPTVSREILKTRVFSVCEKDSISPEGEKKTFISLKAPSWVIVIPVYQNSSGEDIFVMVQQWRHGSESVCIEFPGGVVDKGEKPEDAALRELLEETGRTPKNIKCLSTLSPNPAIMENSCTVFLAELDKGEVKQNLDEDEFLNILEIPVKKVIQNMGNPPYTHAIMNAALFLYLKEKQYH is encoded by the coding sequence ATGGAAAAGAATAATGAGATTGTCTGGAAGCCTACTGTTTCCAGAGAGATCTTAAAAACAAGGGTCTTTAGTGTCTGTGAGAAAGACAGCATTTCTCCTGAAGGAGAAAAAAAGACCTTTATTTCTCTAAAAGCGCCTAGTTGGGTTATTGTTATTCCCGTATACCAAAACTCATCGGGAGAAGATATCTTTGTGATGGTACAGCAGTGGAGGCACGGTTCGGAAAGCGTCTGCATCGAATTCCCCGGAGGTGTTGTCGATAAAGGAGAAAAACCGGAAGATGCTGCTTTAAGGGAGCTTTTAGAAGAGACCGGCCGAACTCCTAAAAATATAAAATGCTTATCTACACTGTCCCCAAATCCTGCAATAATGGAAAACTCTTGTACCGTTTTTTTGGCGGAGCTGGACAAGGGAGAAGTTAAGCAAAATCTTGATGAAGATGAATTCTTAAATATTCTTGAAATCCCCGTTAAAAAAGTTATTCAAAACATGGGTAATCCGCCCTACACTCATGCTATTA